CGACTCTGGATCAGCACGAGCAGGTTAACTCCCGTGCTGGCTGGGACCCTCACCCAGCTGCTACGCcaagaaaggctgaggagaCCCGGGTGCCACTTGGCCTGCACCACTTACTAACGCTATTACCAATATCTCCCCTTCACAGAGGAACTTTTTTACCAATACCTGTCCTCTAACTTGCTATATTGCTCCCCACCTGATTTCAGCAAGCTCTGGAAGAGGCTCTGCTGTCAGACCTCCATGCTGTCTTTTACTTGACTTTATCTAACAAGCCCATTCCCCAAGCTCAAGAGTGGGACACTTAAAAATTTTACTCACCAGGAAAGTTTCACCAGAGGAAAGGCACAGGTACTGCTAGGTTTCACAGGGGGTTTTATTGTCTTATTAAGTTCTCCTTAACGAGAACTTCCTCACCTGCTGCAGTCTCCCTCCCATTCATTTGCACCCACCATCATGCTGCTGGTACTTTCAAGGCTGTCTTAGCTCCtactctttcctccctctttcctctGAACTCTTCTGAGCCCAGTTTCTGTTTCCATGCTCTCATGCAGGTCCCAAGGAGAAAACACCTTCTCCTCTTGAGCTACCGCTTGCCACATCCTCCTTGGCTGGTTTTCTCCCTGGTATCTCTGCAGCTTCGCACAGCTCCAGAGTTACCTGCTGGGCTCTCTCCTCCAAAGCAAGGCAGCGACAGCTTTTGTTGAGATCCCTGACTTATGTGCTTGCTAAAACAGTGTAGAACTGCCAGGCACAGCAATAATCCACAGCTGTTGAGGACCTACTGCATGCTGCAATTCACCCCAGGCTTTAACTCCTTGAGATTCTTGATACATCTTCGTCTAAGATCCTGTCTTCGTTACAGCAGCAGCTATGTCACAGGACCCAGTTACACCATGGTTGTCCCTCAGCATGAGTAAAACACCACAGTTATTTTCTCTTGCACTAAAGAGATAAGAACATCTTACCATCCTGCTAGAGCCTAGTCCGGCCAAAACGGTAACGCTGATCCAGTGCCACTTAGGCCTGTGATTGAATCAGGACAGGACACAACCAGGCTGTAATTGGATTCTGCCAATTCTCTTTTCAGCATACAGAGGTCTGTCATCCCTCACCCGAACTGGCCCCATGACATAATTCTTCCCCACTACACCAGCTAGTGAAGGATCACCGTCCCTTGCTACCTTCCTTGGAGGGCAGCTCTGGACCGCAGCTCCGGCCAGCACAGTTTCCGCACTCAAGAGGCATAGCCTGTGGCAGAACCTCTAACCAAAAACCACCTGCCAAGCCTTTCTGAGCTCTTCACCAAGATGTTTTGGTGATTCCATATTTACCTTGCCCAACACCAAAGTATTAACGACCTCATCAGACGGCTCACCCTGGTCTGCTCATTCACACCAAACGCTCTACCTTATTATTCTTGCTTGCTTGCTAAACTTGTTTATTCTCTCAGCTAAGGTTTCCCTCGTGCACAGCCTGAACAACCCCGCAGGCTTCAATGGCTCCGTGCGTCCCAGCCGGCTGTTTGTATGAGCGGGGCTGTCGGATCGGCCCCTCCGCGGGACCAATGGGGGCCTCgggccagcggggcagggggttCAGCACCTTTCTCAATGACCGCaaatactgggggggggggggggggggtcaggctGTCCTGCCCATCCAATCGCATCTGAAAGAGCCTTGAGAGCAAAGCTGCGTcagagcagggcacagctgccaaAAGAGTTGTTCAACCTCTTCGGATTGTTTGCATGCCTTTGGAGGAATTTTtcgcttttttcttttttttttttttcattcaagctTTTCTAGATAAGCGCATGACAAACACAAGTATCAGAGAGAATGAGCAGCCTGCCTCCTAGTTGGGAGTGAGGGACTGTCACAGTGATCGCTGTGATAATGAGATAGGATGAACGTGAGGGAACTCGATACAATGGGAGATTTATCTTGGAACCAGTCCCTTGGCAGCCTGACCCCGTATTGATGTCAGCACGGCTTCTCATTGCACAAAGGCTGGGGATCAGACCCGGCACGACAGACCCGTCTCTATCTCGAGCGCATCCTGTAACACAGCGATGGCCATCACCATCGATAAAACATGCGcttccccctttttcctcccaacAGTATTTTGGCAAGTGTTCTCAGGAATGGCTGTGCGAAAGCTTTCTCAGCCCCGTCCCCGTCGTGCGAGGAGATGTTCAGCTTTGTAAAGATGCTATTTTGCTTAGGCATAATAACGTGCCCCTTAGAGTGGAAGCAACTTCTGGGAGGGATATTGCAAGAGAGAGTGAGCAGCTTGGTCTCAGGTCTAGAGTCGAACAGGGTTAGGCTGGTGGAACAGAGCTGCTGCGCGAAAGGCACGCTGGGCTTGGCTGGGATGCCAGGAGCAGACGGTGCTCTGCAGGCCAGTCACCTACCGGTATTCCAGGGGTAATTCCTTAGATCACTCTGCTTCATTTAAATCATGTTGTCCCGTGGGGAACCCGCTACCCACCTTGGATGTCCAAATGACCcagaaaattgctttctttcctACTGTAAACCACGTCAATACTTCAAGTCCTGACCTTCAAGGGTgctggggtgaggagagaggcaTGACAGGAGTCCAAGGCCTTTGTCCAGCACTCTCAGAGCCTCCTGTCACAAGGAATTACGTGGGCTCTGCAAACAgataaggaaaaacagaaagagcaaaCGCTGGTCTGCACAACCTTGACACTGCAATCAATGGTGTAATTTACCACCAGGAGCAAGTAAATAGCCCTGGAGTTGCATGCTGCATAGCAAACATTGCAGTTTTATCTGGATGACAGGCAGCAATTTGTGGCAAAGGGTAAATCTCTCTGTTCACTTATGTTTGACATATGGATGGTCTTGTTACATTCCCTGTTCTCAGTGGGTTTATGCATGAATTTAAGGTTAAGTACATGCATGCCTGTAGGATCACAACCTTCATTTAATATTGCATGGCCCAGCAGACCCATAATTAATCCGTAACATGCTCAAGTGACAGCTCTCGCTCGGTAACGTCATCCACGCAGAATAGTGAGGTATGTGTAAATTTGTACATTCAGGCTGGGAGTTGGAGATTTTCCAGCCATCGGAGCGATGAGGCTCCAAGGCAGGTTTCTGGCAGGATGAACGGGACAAGTGGTAGCTTGGGCCATTTTACAGGGAGATTGGGCAGGCCAGGAGAGGGAGGTGTGATACAGCTCCTTCAGCTGCCTAGGACGGGCTGGGAATGACAGCACCTCAACGCTGCCCTTCCCTTTTCTGTGACCAACATTTTCTACTTACAAATATTAAAGCAGTTCAGACGCTGATCAAGCCTGGGAATAAAACCCCTACTATCTTCCTCCTGAGCAGTTTGCAAATGTGAAACTTGAGCAGAACAAGCTCAGGCAaacttcctcttctttcttctccgAACCCCTGGTTTTCAAATGTACCAAAAGGTCTGAAACCCACGGATAAGCCAGAACTGCAGTCGGGCAATCAGATCCACGTGGACAGAGTGCCCCAGGCAAGTCCTTGCACCCAGATCGAGTCCTGTCTGCTTCAGTCGTGAGAGTTGCTGCTAACGCCGGTGGTTTGTTTCCAGATTCTGGGTATTTAATCATTTTATCTAGTTGTTCTATTACCAAAACTGAGCATGCTCAGTCAGGTTCAATCACCAAGTCTTTTATCACACAGGCAACACAACAGGCTGGGTACATTTTACGTAAGTTTAATGGTGTTTAATATTCATTCACCAACAGTAGAAAATGTCAGATCTCCGCTATTTAGGGGCCAGAAACACGTCAAACACACACTGACAAGCTTTGCTCAGAAATAGTTATGCTGTACATCAAACCTGAGTAGCTGGAGCACAACCAATAATTCGTCCTGCCACACAtctggggagagaaaagatgaTCTTACTGGCTAGTCCAGACCCTACAGAAATACATATAGCCATTTCATTTAAtcctctttctttaaaagacatttgCAAGAGTGCCTCCGGATGGCTCCCACTGCACAttcaagctgctttttaaaaaaattattttctccttaagCTTTAGCAGCCCATGCGTCAGACTGGAATGATACATGGAAAAGGATCTTTGTATCTTTACTGATTTAATTACAAGGGACTTATGGAGtagctctcccctccctcctctttttctctggaCAGCCGAAATGCCAGTGCAGCCATACACCTCCGGCACAGCCGTACACCGCCGGTGCAGCTGCACCCAATTTTGCCCCCTCATGGAAGCCCAGCAAAGATGAGCTGCCAGGCAAGTCTGGCAAGGGCAGGGAACAAACTCTCCCCTCGGCTCGCCCTGTGCAAACACACTGCAGGCAGGTGAACCCAATGGAGATGCAAACAGGACTTGGTCCCCCGGGCATCTACAGGGTGACCCTGGGCTGGGCGGCAGCGTGGAGAGCAGCGGAGAGCTCCCTCCATGGGAGCCCcagaggagaagaaagtaaAGGGAGCTCTGCCAGCGGAGTCACAAACCCGGCGAATTTTGTAAATGGTCCCTGTTAAAACCGGAATCTGTAACAGATCAGCAGTGCTGAGGCAGCCAAGCCTGACGACTGGCAGCCACCACCCAGGCTGTGGCTGCCCTCTCAGCACGTCCAGCCAGGGAGACATTTTGCCAGGTATGACGGACCAGAGGGTCTGGAAAAGGTACGGAGAAACAAGGCAGCCAAGGAAGCAGCCCAAGGAGCAAAATGTACTTTGACCTTCCccccctgctgcagctccagaggGTTGTTTAAATTCCTTAGTGTATTAAGTTGTAGCAGATTTGAGATACACCCGAAACATCAAATCGCGCTTTGCTAGCATGCACAGCCCTTTGCAGCCCCCAGTCCTGCGACGATAGCTCTGAAATGAGGGGAAATTGCAAAGAAGAGAACTGCCCCCTCCCAACGGTGCTGGCAATGCAGCACACCCGATCAGGCCCTCGGGACCTCCGCGTCCGAAGCAGACCTGGACTTTCGCCTGCTGGtcaggctgcccaggactgACTCCTCGCTGAAGGCTCCTTCAAAGGTCGACAGGATGGACTGGCGAAACTTCTCCTTGAAATCCGGCCCTGCAAATACGTACAGGATGGGGTTGATGCAGCTGTTGAAGAAAGCAAGGCTGGAAACCAAGGGGATCCCTATGTAAAGGGCCATTTTCATCTCGTGACTGGAAGAGTTTTTGGATATTTCCAGCAAGGAGAAGACGTGATAGGGGaaataacagaggaaaaatgagaCCGTGACAGCAATGATAATTCTGTACGGCTTTGCAGAATTGGCTAACTGTCGTCTTTTCAGCTTGACAGCAACGATGCTGTAGCAGATGAGAATCACCGTGAAAGGGATGAGGAACCCGCATAAGAATCGCGTTATGATCATCGCTTTATGCCGCATCCGCCACAGCCTCCGCGTTGCCTCGGACGTGTAGTCATCGGACAGTGCAAAATTATTATAGCAGCTGGTGATGTTCCTGGAACTGACCACAGTGTCCCGAAAGACGAGGTACGGGGAGCTGAGGAGGAGAGCCAGGATCCACGTCCCCAGTGCGATCCTGGCCGCCAGCTCCGGATTCCTACGGTTGTGAGACCAGACGGGAAAGGCCACAGAAACGCAGCGGTCCATGCTGATGACCGTCAGGAGGAAGACGCTGGCGAACATGTTGAGGAACGCGATGGTGCTGTTCAGCTTGCATAGGAGCTTCCCAAACGGCCAGTGGAAGCCCAGGGCAGTGTAGGCGATGCTGAGGGGCAGGAAAAAGGTGAAGATGAAGTCGGCAATGGCCAGGTTGAGGAACCAGACGGAGTTGACTGTCTTCTTCATCTTGAAGCCTGCGATCCAGATGACGAGGCCATTCCCTGTCACCCCCAGCAGACAGGCGATGCTGTACaccaccatggagaggacatgcaTGCTCTTCTGGAGGCCGGAGTAGTAGTCATGGGCAGTGGCGTTCTC
This sequence is a window from Pelecanus crispus isolate bPelCri1 chromosome 11, bPelCri1.pri, whole genome shotgun sequence. Protein-coding genes within it:
- the LOC104038594 gene encoding chemerin-like receptor 1 — encoded protein: MESVSSSPSPFSASSPIVPSENATAHDYYSGLQKSMHVLSMVVYSIACLLGVTGNGLVIWIAGFKMKKTVNSVWFLNLAIADFIFTFFLPLSIAYTALGFHWPFGKLLCKLNSTIAFLNMFASVFLLTVISMDRCVSVAFPVWSHNRRNPELAARIALGTWILALLLSSPYLVFRDTVVSSRNITSCYNNFALSDDYTSEATRRLWRMRHKAMIITRFLCGFLIPFTVILICYSIVAVKLKRRQLANSAKPYRIIIAVTVSFFLCYFPYHVFSLLEISKNSSSHEMKMALYIGIPLVSSLAFFNSCINPILYVFAGPDFKEKFRQSILSTFEGAFSEESVLGSLTSRRKSRSASDAEVPRA